GGCCTTGCACCGCAGGTGTCCCACCAATGAGATATATTTTCCTATCAATGCTCGCGGCGGCCATCCCTGAAATCGGTGTCGGCATATCTGCTTTTTGGGTCCATGTATCAGTTCCGGGATCATATTCTTCTACCGTCGGCAATATGGGGCCAACATTTTGTGCGACACCACCAATAGCGTAAATTTTTCCAGCTACAGCGGTCGCCGTAAAAAAGGAGCGGGGTGTGGGCATATCTGCCTTTTGGGTCCATGTATCAGTTCCGGGATCATATTCTTCAACGCTTCCAAGGGCTGGAGATTGCCCGCTCCACCCGCCGATAGCGTAGATCTTCCCATCGGTGACGCAGGTTACAACACCCGCGCGTGCCGCTGGCAGACTCGCTTTCTGGACCCATTTGTCCTCATCTGGGTCATAAGCATCAACAAAGTCAACGGGTTCAGCGAGCATCCCACCGATAGTGTAAAGTTGGTTGTTAATAGCGGATACGGAGAAAAAAAGTCTGGGAATTGGCATGTCTGCTTTTTGGATCCAGTTTTCAGCTGTAGCGTTATGGCTCAAATGGAAAGCGAGTGAGATAACGAATAACCAACCCCAATTAAAAAACAAAGGTTTGTTTGATTTTATTGTAAATTTTCTTGGCATTAAAAGATCTCCATGTTCAGTTTGAAAAGTGTTAACGGTTCCACCAGTAGGTCATCTTCCCGACGACCGTCCAACCGAGGAGTTTGACACCGCCATCACGGGTGTCGTAACTCTGGTCGAAGACAAGGTAAATATCGCTACCGGGGCGGTAGATATAGTTGATGAGAAAGTTTGCGGAGAGGACATCTCTATCCGTACTCCATTGTGAGAATAACTTCGTGAAGAGTATCGTTGAGAAAGAATAGCCGATACGTCCGCCGAAAGCATTGGCATCGAATTCTTCGTCAGGTAGGGTAATACGGTTGAATTCAATGAACGGTTCTATACTCAACCGAGCAGTCGGTCGCGCGATCGCATCTATTAAGAAACCCCGTCTCGTACCGTGATAGAACTCGCCGAGTTCCACTTGTACCTCTGCTGCAAGCATACGACTGCTGCTGGTCCGACCTGATATCTGAAATGATGTAAAATTGTAATCGTCAATTGGAATGCTAACCCCTTGAATCCGAAAATCCCGATCAAGGTTTTCTGTTGTGTTCTTGACTTGGAAACCGATGTCGTCGCCTGGCTCAAACTCAAATTGCGTATCAAAAGTTATCTCTCCGGCTGCTAACTCATTCTCATGGGTCAGAATAAGATCGATTTCCGGTCCAATCTGAATCTCACGGATACCAAATTTATCAGGCCACGGCGTGTAACTGGCATCACCCCGAATGCGTCGGAAATTGATCGGATTATCTGGATTCAGACGTTGAACGAACCCGACTTCGGGATTGAAGTCCTCGCCAATGTCTGTATACGAAGCGTCGAGTCGAAACAGGTTTGTGCGCCAATCGCCACCAAAAAAGAAGGCGTTGCTATTGCCAGTAATATCTGCTTCAAAGGTGCGCGACCACAACCCCTGAATATTAATCTCTCGCGTAGGACGGTAAGAAAAGTCGAGTCCTGCTGTGCGATTGTACGCATCAGCATCTTGCTTATTGATAAAGATTCCGCCAACGGTTGAACCCTCTAAAATGTCTCGATTCACTCTCACTACTGAGTAATTTGTGCGCGGTTCACTGAATAGGTCCTCCTCAGGTACTCCCATCTCGTCCTCTTCAAATGTGTTTGTCAGGACGTTTAGGATCCCTATACCGTAAGGTCCAATTTTTCCTGTCATTTTGCCACCGCCAAGGATCGGAATTGCACGTCCTCCCGCAAGCCCGATACGACGGCTATAGAAAAGCAGTAAAGGGGGCGGTCTACGGAAACTCGGGCGTGGAATCCCAACATCGAAAATACTGGCACCTTCTAAGAAAAACGGACGCTGTTCGGGAAAAAAGAGGCTAAAACGCGTCAGGTTCACCTGTTCCTGATCTGCCTCTACTTGGGCAAAATCGGTGTTAACGGTCAAATCAGCAGTCAGGTTCGGGGTTACGCCGTATTTGAAATCCACACCGGCTTCAAATACACCTTCAGTTTCTTCTACTGACGATCCATAACTCGCGCCGGGTAATACATACGGCAGCAATTCCAGATGCCTTGATGGCGTAATACCTTCTATCCCTTCAAGGGTGCCGAAATACGCTGTTCGGTACTTCGCCAATCCTCCATACGTTTTGGGTGCTTCATTCCATGCATCGAGTTCCTGCTTTCGCGCGATTTCGCGACCGAAGTTTATGCCCCAATTCATCACCTCGCTGCGTTCAAAGCGGAGTTGGCTGAACGGGATTGCGATCTCTGCTGTCCAATGGTCTTCATTGATTCTACAACGGCACTCCCAAACAATATCCCAACTTGTATTGAGACTCCCACCACTGTTGGAGACCGCCGTGTCTTCCATCCCACCCACTGGGGTAAACCGGAAGAAAACAGCGTTTCGTCGGTCGTTGTAGGTGTCTAACAGCAAAAAGCCGTAATCGTTGGAACGCAAGCCTGGTGAATCCCGACGCATGTCGTTAGCGACAATCTTGTCCATCTCATCGTAAAAGATGAAACCAAAGTACAGCTTTTGGTCATCGTAAAGGATGCGGATTTCGGATGCTTCTGTCGCCGGTTCGCCTTGATCGGGTTGGATTTGATAGAGTTGACGGATGGGTTCTACGCTTTGCCAAACGGGTTCGTCAAACACTCCATCGACTTTGATTTCCTCAGAAGTCCGGTGTGCTGACATGCGCGGTAACTCCCGTTCTGTTTGCGCATCGGCACCGTGTGGAACGAATAGTATGCACATCCACAGCAGGAGGGAAAGTTTGATGTTTCGCATATATCGACGCAACTGAAAAATAGTAGTAAAATGTCTCATTACAGGTTGGTGCCTCCTTTTTCGCTGCTATATAAAAGGCGGGATTATCAGGATTATTATCTTACTAACGTGAGTTTGATAAATAATTGAAAAGTTTTTGTATAGAGAGAACCCTTTTGGTATAATGAAGTTATCACATCTTCACCAAAAGGAGTTCTCCGATGAGTATTGTATCACTTTTCTGTGAAATAGACGACTTTTTTCTTGAATATGAGAAAATGAAATCCACACCGTGTCTCCCGGAGGCAACACGGATAGACCCCCGGGGACGTCCCCGAACCCTGCATCCGAGCGAGGTGATGACGGTCCTGATCGCTTTCCATCAAAGTGGGTATCGGACGTTTAAGCACTTTTATTTCAAACACGTCTGCGTCTATTGGCAGGCTGCGTTTCCACGGTTGGTGAGTTATACGCGTTTGGTGCAACTGAAAAAAGAAGTCTTGAGACTGCTGACGTTTTACCTCTCGACACACACCGGAACCTGTCGCGGTATCTCTTTCGTGGATTCGACACGGTTGCGGGTGTGTGATAACAAGCGGATTTCATTCCACAAGGTCTTTGCGGAGAAGGTTTCTGAACGCGGGAAAACCTCTATGGGATGGTTTTATGGATTCAAACTTCACCTGATCATCAATGACACGGGTGACATCTTAGACGTTGCGTTGACCCCCGGGAATAGAGATGACCGCAGCCTGCGCAGCGTCTTTATGAGGAGAGTGACGACATCTATTTGGTGCTGGAACTGCTGGGTCATCGCAACGTCAGCACAACGCAAGATTATTTGGAGGTCAACATCTAAACCTTACTATAGTTTGGACAATTTCGGTCAGGTTCATACCTTGTTTTCAAGGTATGTCTGATTTTTCTCGAGGTTTCTCACACATACCCAACTCCGAAAAAATAAACTCGGAGGCCCCAAAGGATAGCCCCAGCGGGGCGAAATGTTTATTGTGAAAGCAGGTTGTCCTCAGAATACCTCCCCTTTATACACGTGCACAGCAATCTCCACTATTAATGAGATAGGGCGTAATTCTCTCCCTTCAGCGAGATATGGAACATCCCGCGCCGTTCGGTCGCAACATAAAGCCTGTCACGGTCAACAACAAGCGCGAGAACTTTGCCGGGAACATTCGGAGAAATCTGATTCCATTCGTCGTGAGCCTCCAAACGGTAGACACCGTTATCACCCGCACCGTAAATCGTAGGACCATCCACAGCCAATCTTTCAATAACACCTTCATTGGTGATCACGCGCCAATGCATCCCGGTTTGTGATGCTAAGACACCTCTGTCTGTCGCGACGTAAACCGTCGACCCGGCAAAGAGAATCTCCGTGAAATCGGTGAACGGGAGCGGCAGCGTTGACGTAATGTCTTTCCAACTGTCCCCGCCATCTAATGATTGAAACAACTTGCCATCGCGTTTCCCGACGTAGACGGTTTTCCCTGAAACCGCTAACTTGAACCCATATTCTGTATCCGCAGTGGACGGCTCGCCGGTATCTACCAATCCGGTGTCCTTCCATTCTGAATCACCGGGGTGCCATTTGAAAAGTTTCCGTTTATATTCGGCATACAATGTCTCGCTACTGACCGCAAACGCACCAATTGCTTCATGTTCTTTCCGACGCAAAGTCTTTACCGAATTATCATCTCCAGGACCGTGGGCTGAATGTGCCTGTCCTACTCCCTTGCTATTTGCTGACACCTTAATGGATGGAGCATCCACTTCAAACGTGGGGATCCCTTGAAACCGGACGAGGCTATTGCCATCAGCAGATAAACGGAAAATGCCCAAATTGCCTTTTTCAGGTAAAAACACATAGAGCCTATTGTTAGCAATGGTTAACCAAGAATCAGAAGAAATAGTGATGTAGGACTGTCTCGCTTCGATAGAGTTGTGTCTGCCATTGCTAACGCCAATCCGAACGGTTTTCCATGACTCACCCCCATCCGTCGAGTGGACAAGCGCATCACCGGTATGGGCGTAGAGCTTGTTATTGAGTGTGACCAAATCCAGTATTCCTGTTCCGATCATGCCATCCATGAACAGATGCCACGACTCACCGCCATGGGTTGTTCGGTAAACACCCGATCTCCCTGCTTTGTAAAATGTGTTCTCATTTCCTGCCACAGCTGCCAAGCCACTGAGGACAAACGAATCTCTGTCAAATCCAAGGTCTACCCATGTCTGTCCACCGTCTCTTGATCGAAAACGAGTGGTGGTTTCTGCGAAGATCGTCTTACCGGCAACCAACAAACTCATACCCGACCGTGCCCATATAGAACGTGATCGACCTATCGGCGTTATTTCAGTCCATGAGGCGCCCAAGTCACTTGAATGGAAAGCCCTGCTCAAACTTGAATTGTCGTCATAGATCTTATGTATGACTTCCTTTGGTTCCGATTCAATTCGTTCTAAGTCAAGAAAATCAGGACCCGTTCCAACATAAAGACGACCTTCAGCGACGGATAAGGAATAGATGGATCCGGATACATCTTCAAGTAATCGTTTCCACGTCCCTGACTCAAGCCGATAGAGGCCCTTGTCCGTTCCAGCAAACACTGTGTTCTCAACCGCAGTCACTGCGGAAATTGTTCTGTCCATCAGTCCATCATCAACAAGCGTCCACTGGGTACCTACATCTGTGGAGCGAAATACACCCTTCTCAAGGGTAAGATATATCGTCCGATGCTCGTCGGAGCTACTCTTTTGTGCTTCATCCACTATTACCAACCCAACAGCACGTCCTTCTGGACGGGGACCGAGGGATTTCCAGGTCTCGCCGGCATCGGTTGAGGCAAATACCTCATCATTAGAGACGACGTAGAGTGTTCCGTCATGCTCTGCCATAGCTACTCGGAATCCTTCAATGCGGAAGTTGCTGTTTATGAGCGTCCATGCCGGTGCATCTGGTGTCAACCTATAGATACCTGTCGGTGAGAAGGCGTAAATCGTCCCTTCCGCCGTCGCGAATATATCAGCAACAGAACCGCCTTGCGGTCCAGTTGTCTGTGCCCATTGGGATGCGGAAAGTTGAATTGCCCCATCCTGTGTAAGGGATGCTAAATCCGATTCAGAGACTTGCACGCCCGTCCCTGTGTTGCTATCGGTGTTCACAGCGCGCCCTGCTTGACTTCGAACATCGGGTTTCGTATCAATATTGAGAGCGATAGGCGTGTCTATAATTTCAATCGTCGGTTCTGACTGCGCCTCGAAACTATACGGTTTCTGGAATCGAACGAGATATTGATTGCTCACACCCAACAGCAGTAGCGTCACCAGGACCGCAGATGCCCCAAAAGCCGCCCACGGCAGTAATGGTTTTCCTGTTGAAGGCGGTGCCAATTTTGTATCAGCGACTTTCTGAAGGATGTTCTGTGTTAAGTTTTCTGACAATCGGACGCTTCCGAGCATCTCTTGAACCAAGAGTTCCTCGTCCTGTTTCAAACGCTTTCGCGCCCGGTGCAACCGACTCGTAATCGTGTTCACCGATACACCTAAAAACTTGCTAATCTCCTTCGCTGTCATTTCACCGAGATAGTAGAGCGTCATGACGGTGCGTTCACTCTCTGGCAGTTTTTCCAGAAGTTTCTTGACGAGTTCTTGGTGATGTGAGCGAGTCTCTTCTTCCTGTTGTGTCGACACATACTGTTCGTAAAATGTTTTCTCCATCTCTGCCATGGTGACATCCTCCAGCGACCTTACTTCGGGTTTGTTCTTTCGGAGATAGGTATTACACAACTGATTTGTTATGACATAAAGCCACCCAGAAAACTGTTTAGGATCCTTTAACTTTGCGAGATGCTTGTATGCCCGAAGGAAAGCATCCTGCGTAATCTCCTCAGCGAAATGGAAATCGCCAACCCGCCGCCAAGCAAGCGCGTGGACGCCTTTCTGATGCTTGCGGACTAACGCCGTGAATCCTTCATCGTCTCCCGACAAAACCTTGTAAATGAGTTGAACATCATCTTCTACCATCAAGATTCTCCATCATGAATGAGCAGAGCTGACTGTGTTGACCTGTTTTTCAATGTAATAGGACTTACGCATACTGCTCTTTTGTAGCATAAACTTTTAGTTTGGGTTCTCCACCAGAACGCTGTGTTTTCCGAAAAATCTCATCTCACAGAACGGGCTACAGTCAAAATTGCGTAAGTCTTGATAAAGTTAGAATAATTGGATCATCTTAGAATAAAAAGGGCCCTGACAAAGAATTGTAAGAAGGGCACCGACAGAGATCACAGGTGCGAAACGAATTGAAGGTTGGACGTTTATCCGATTGCCGAATTCGGCAAACGCTCCTGCCGCGGCAAGGCTTTGTAATTGATCAATCTCCTCAGTTGTCAGTCCTGACGGGTCCGGCGAAATAACGATGTTGTCCTCCTGACCGCTTGAGAACGCAACCTGTTTCTTTTCGTATCGGACAGTGCCGTCGGGTTGTTCAACCCGAACAATTTGTTCCGCAGGGATCATACCGACCTGGAGACCGCTCACATCAACGGCGTTATCCAGTGTTATACTTGCTAAACTCATAACCAATTGCTTCGCAATCACAAAAACCACGATATATAACCCTAAGAAAAAGGCAAGACCCGACAGCAACATCGAAAGGGATGGCGTTGCTTGCACGACTAACCAAATGCATACGAAACTGATGACAGCATAATAGACCGGCGTTTTCGGCAGTAGGGACAGGAATTTTTGTATCAGTGTGAATACTGCTAAAACTAAAGCCAAGCTCAGGAGACGATCCAGTTCCCATCCAAAGTGTTGTAACAGAACTGACTCAGCGTCCCCACATATAAAAGTCCGAGCGAACAGAAGTTCCGAATCTTCTGTGTCTTCAGATCGGTATAACTCGCATATCCACAGAAAACGAGTGCCAAGAAAATCAGAAAGTATTCGTAGTGTGACATAATATGAATAAGACTTACACATTCCGTGGTAGGTGCGGTTTCCTAACCGCACCGAGGGTGTGGTAAATCGCAGAATTCTATGATTTTGCGTAAGTCCTGATGAATAGAAATATCCTTTCTTTAGAGTTTTACGCTTAACGCGAATGTATCAATGAAAGAATCCGATTGATGTTGGAACTCCTTCGTCTCAAAGTCAATAATCTTCAGTCCAACTTTTTCGTAGAGGGCTAAGACTTCATCTGGAGAGTCAAAATCGTAAAGGTGCATCAACAACGGTAGCTGCACGGGGAGTGCTGTTATGAGGTATCCGCCCGGTTTCAGCACACGCATCGCTTCTAACAAGCCAGTTTCTGGATCTGGGATATGCTCGAGTACTTCAACAGCGATAACCCCATCGAAAGTATCGTCAGGATAGTGTAGACTGCGAACGTCTCCGACTGACAATTTGCTCCTGTCCAAAACTATCTTTTTCTCTAAAAGTCTTTGGGCGTGGTGAAGGCAGTGCTGGCTAACATCAACACCTTCCGCTTGCCACGAGGCGTTTTGTTGTAGAATGAACGCTGTCAAAACTCCCGGACCGAAACCAAGATCACAGAAATGCGATTTCTCTTTGAAACAATCCAAATGCTTACCAATGAAGGTCTTTCGCTCCAAAGCAGGTGGAAACGCAATATAGTTCAGGTGTTCTCTGATTGGGTAATATTTTGTTTCATAGAGTTTCGTTTTCACTGCTTCAAAATCTCTATCTGCTGTGAGTTGAGTAGGAAGCTCAAGCGCGAAAAGTTGTTCAACAGTTATCTCGCCACAGTAAAGGATGTCACTGACAATTTCTTCAGTGTGCGCCCAATTCGTTTCCGGTTGTTGAATCAGGGTGTCTGCCTGCTCCAAGATGGAGGATAACAGATACTGAATCGTCTGATTAAAACGGGCGCGATGGTATTCCACGGCGTGTGGATATGAAACTGTATGTTTTTGAAATTGTGCCTCAAACGCAGTTTCAAATTCAGGATAGTTCATTCATCAGTTACCTTTTTTTCTATCCGACTCGTAGTTTGTTGATATTACGTTCACAATAATTTATCTGCAAAGTAGAGAAAGACTCTGTTTCCGATAGATCCTACTCCCTTTTGAGTTCTCCCCATAGTGTCGTGAGTAATTGAGGTTGTGGTGAAACCGGCAATGCATACGCCGGATCAAACCAATCTCCTAAATAATTCCAGGATTCTCCATCTGTAAGTTGGACCGAGGCCCCTGTATCCAAACTAATTTTGTAGATTTGCAGGTCTCTGTTGGCATCAATGGAATCGTAAAGGAGTTCGTTCCCATTCGGAGACCATACCGGGTTGCCGGCATATTGACCTTCTTCAATAATCTGCTGAAGACCGGTGCCATCACGATTCACAATATAGATCGTCTCGAAAACGAAATCCTCACGCCGAAGTTCAGCGCGATTGTTCCAAGAAAAGGCAAGTTTATCGCCAAGCGGGGACCATGCGGGACCCCGAACCCACTTGGGTTCCTTGGGGAAAGGGAAGAATGTTTGTCTGTTCGTTTGCACTTTGAGTAAACTGAAACGTCTTGGTTTGTTCAAAGCGCCGCTGCGAAAGATGATTTCTGTGCCATCTGGAGACCATGCCGGTGAGTGACCAATCGCCACACGCTCTTCCTCTTTTCCATCGATTGTGCCAATATAGAGCGAATCGTTTCCAATTTCTCCATAACTATAAGCGATGCGTTTGCCATCTGGAGACCATGTGGGATGCCTTCGTCTCTTCCATTTGTCAAACACCTTTCGGACATTAGAGCCATCTGGGTCCATGAGATACAAATCCCAAGTCCCCCATGCCTTCTGCTCACGATTGGAAGCGAAAAGGATGTGTTCACCTGTTGGCGACCAAACTGGAAAAATGTCGCTTGCGCGATGCTTGGTGAGATTCACCTGCTCGCTGCCATCAGGATTCATGAGATAGATGTCCGGATACTTTTCTACACCGCTTGTTTTGGCAAAGACGATTTTCGGTGTATCTGGTGCCTTTGCGAAAACAGCAGACACTTTCAAACACAACACGGATACACCGAGAAAATAAAAGAGAAACTGGACCTTATATTTCATGAGAAATACCTCCTTAACGGGAATGAGCCGCGGAGAAATATAAAATCGAATTTGGATAGTTTATACCTATACCGTTCCTCACAGTTCTGAGGCAGGCGCACTTTCAAAGCACGCCACCTCATTAGTTGGTTAATATTCCTCAGAAATGATCAGTGACGAAGAAGGCAAAATCCTCTCGTCCGAACCATTTCTAAGAATAATACTATATTGGATGACAAGTGCCGTCATCATGGCAGAAAAATCCTCTATCACATACTTCGTGATTCCCCCCACAAGGCCTTGCCTCAGCCTGTGGTGTTCCCACGATAGCCTGTGCGAGCAGAACACTGCCCACCGCCGCACCGAGCGTCAGTGGGGATTTGACTCCCACCTTGCCTTCCTCGGAGTGGACGAACTCGCGGATTTTACCGCGCAGATTCTTTTTCATATCGGTTGTTCTCCTTTCTGCCGGTGCTTCCACGCCGGCGAGATTGACTTCCCAACTCCGGT
This Candidatus Poribacteria bacterium DNA region includes the following protein-coding sequences:
- a CDS encoding sigma-70 family RNA polymerase sigma factor; the protein is MVEDDVQLIYKVLSGDDEGFTALVRKHQKGVHALAWRRVGDFHFAEEITQDAFLRAYKHLAKLKDPKQFSGWLYVITNQLCNTYLRKNKPEVRSLEDVTMAEMEKTFYEQYVSTQQEEETRSHHQELVKKLLEKLPESERTVMTLYYLGEMTAKEISKFLGVSVNTITSRLHRARKRLKQDEELLVQEMLGSVRLSENLTQNILQKVADTKLAPPSTGKPLLPWAAFGASAVLVTLLLLGVSNQYLVRFQKPYSFEAQSEPTIEIIDTPIALNIDTKPDVRSQAGRAVNTDSNTGTGVQVSESDLASLTQDGAIQLSASQWAQTTGPQGGSVADIFATAEGTIYAFSPTGIYRLTPDAPAWTLINSNFRIEGFRVAMAEHDGTLYVVSNDEVFASTDAGETWKSLGPRPEGRAVGLVIVDEAQKSSSDEHRTIYLTLEKGVFRSTDVGTQWTLVDDGLMDRTISAVTAVENTVFAGTDKGLYRLESGTWKRLLEDVSGSIYSLSVAEGRLYVGTGPDFLDLERIESEPKEVIHKIYDDNSSLSRAFHSSDLGASWTEITPIGRSRSIWARSGMSLLVAGKTIFAETTTRFRSRDGGQTWVDLGFDRDSFVLSGLAAVAGNENTFYKAGRSGVYRTTHGGESWHLFMDGMIGTGILDLVTLNNKLYAHTGDALVHSTDGGESWKTVRIGVSNGRHNSIEARQSYITISSDSWLTIANNRLYVFLPEKGNLGIFRLSADGNSLVRFQGIPTFEVDAPSIKVSANSKGVGQAHSAHGPGDDNSVKTLRRKEHEAIGAFAVSSETLYAEYKRKLFKWHPGDSEWKDTGLVDTGEPSTADTEYGFKLAVSGKTVYVGKRDGKLFQSLDGGDSWKDITSTLPLPFTDFTEILFAGSTVYVATDRGVLASQTGMHWRVITNEGVIERLAVDGPTIYGAGDNGVYRLEAHDEWNQISPNVPGKVLALVVDRDRLYVATERRGMFHISLKGENYALSH
- a CDS encoding transposase, with translation MSIVSLFCEIDDFFLEYEKMKSTPCLPEATRIDPRGRPRTLHPSEVMTVLIAFHQSGYRTFKHFYFKHVCVYWQAAFPRLVSYTRLVQLKKEVLRLLTFYLSTHTGTCRGISFVDSTRLRVCDNKRISFHKVFAEKVSERGKTSMGWFYGFKLHLIINDTGDILDVALTPGNRDDRSLRSVFMRRVTTSIWCWNCWVIATSAQRKIIWRSTSKPYYSLDNFGQVHTLFSRYV
- a CDS encoding carbohydrate binding family 9 domain-containing protein: MRHFTTIFQLRRYMRNIKLSLLLWMCILFVPHGADAQTERELPRMSAHRTSEEIKVDGVFDEPVWQSVEPIRQLYQIQPDQGEPATEASEIRILYDDQKLYFGFIFYDEMDKIVANDMRRDSPGLRSNDYGFLLLDTYNDRRNAVFFRFTPVGGMEDTAVSNSGGSLNTSWDIVWECRCRINEDHWTAEIAIPFSQLRFERSEVMNWGINFGREIARKQELDAWNEAPKTYGGLAKYRTAYFGTLEGIEGITPSRHLELLPYVLPGASYGSSVEETEGVFEAGVDFKYGVTPNLTADLTVNTDFAQVEADQEQVNLTRFSLFFPEQRPFFLEGASIFDVGIPRPSFRRPPPLLLFYSRRIGLAGGRAIPILGGGKMTGKIGPYGIGILNVLTNTFEEDEMGVPEEDLFSEPRTNYSVVRVNRDILEGSTVGGIFINKQDADAYNRTAGLDFSYRPTREINIQGLWSRTFEADITGNSNAFFFGGDWRTNLFRLDASYTDIGEDFNPEVGFVQRLNPDNPINFRRIRGDASYTPWPDKFGIREIQIGPEIDLILTHENELAAGEITFDTQFEFEPGDDIGFQVKNTTENLDRDFRIQGVSIPIDDYNFTSFQISGRTSSSRMLAAEVQVELGEFYHGTRRGFLIDAIARPTARLSIEPFIEFNRITLPDEEFDANAFGGRIGYSFSTILFTKLFSQWSTDRDVLSANFLINYIYRPGSDIYLVFDQSYDTRDGGVKLLGWTVVGKMTYWWNR
- a CDS encoding class I SAM-dependent methyltransferase yields the protein MNYPEFETAFEAQFQKHTVSYPHAVEYHRARFNQTIQYLLSSILEQADTLIQQPETNWAHTEEIVSDILYCGEITVEQLFALELPTQLTADRDFEAVKTKLYETKYYPIREHLNYIAFPPALERKTFIGKHLDCFKEKSHFCDLGFGPGVLTAFILQQNASWQAEGVDVSQHCLHHAQRLLEKKIVLDRSKLSVGDVRSLHYPDDTFDGVIAVEVLEHIPDPETGLLEAMRVLKPGGYLITALPVQLPLLMHLYDFDSPDEVLALYEKVGLKIIDFETKEFQHQSDSFIDTFALSVKL